From the genome of Laspinema palackyanum D2c:
AAGTGTCCGTCAATTAAGCCGGATTGCCAAAGCCATACTGGCAATGGAGGGCCGAGTGACCATGTTGGGGATTTCTCGTTGGACCCCAGTTGGGGGCAGTTATCGCACGGTACAACGATTCTTTTACACGGTTTTACCTTGGGCCACAATGTTGTGGGTATTTTTTCG
Proteins encoded in this window:
- a CDS encoding transposase; protein product: MKDILPLLQCLSPVVGATSVRQLSRIAKAILAMEGRVTMLGISRWTPVGGSYRTVQRFFYTVLPWATMLWVFFR